Proteins from one Acidobacteriota bacterium genomic window:
- a CDS encoding tetratricopeptide repeat protein, with amino-acid sequence MNMKKLSLLFPALLIVALAAPALAANKDMVQLQTQVQTLQDSMARMQQSFDERMGVMKNLIEQTTDNINRLNSNVDSLTKTLQQQSGDTGAKTDQVSAQVQALHDSVDEVKARLNKIQQQLDQMGQQQQNLQAPPQGAGQAPPPDTLYQAALRDMTANKMQLADQEFRDFLKYYPDNELAGNAQYYIADIEYRQGNFQQAVADYNKVLDQYPGGNKAAASQLKKGYALLELGQRDAGIRELNSLLARYPKTSEAAQAQQRLTQLGASARKPSPKRTSPR; translated from the coding sequence ATGAATATGAAGAAACTATCGCTCCTCTTTCCTGCCCTTCTCATCGTCGCGTTGGCGGCGCCGGCGCTGGCCGCCAACAAAGACATGGTGCAGCTGCAGACGCAGGTGCAGACCCTGCAAGACTCGATGGCGCGCATGCAGCAGTCATTCGACGAGCGCATGGGTGTGATGAAGAACCTGATCGAGCAGACCACCGACAACATCAACCGGCTGAACTCGAACGTCGATAGCCTGACCAAGACGTTGCAGCAGCAATCCGGCGACACCGGCGCGAAGACCGACCAGGTCTCGGCACAGGTGCAGGCACTTCACGACTCGGTGGATGAGGTGAAGGCGCGGCTCAACAAGATCCAGCAGCAGCTCGACCAGATGGGTCAGCAGCAGCAGAACCTGCAGGCGCCCCCGCAGGGCGCGGGGCAGGCGCCGCCGCCTGACACGCTCTACCAGGCCGCGCTGCGCGACATGACGGCCAACAAGATGCAGCTCGCCGACCAGGAGTTTCGCGACTTCCTGAAGTATTACCCCGACAACGAGCTTGCCGGGAACGCGCAGTACTACATCGCCGACATCGAGTACCGCCAGGGAAACTTTCAGCAGGCGGTGGCGGATTACAACAAGGTGCTAGACCAGTATCCGGGCGGGAACAAGGCCGCGGCGTCGCAGCTGAAAAAGGGATACGCCCTGCTCGAGCTGGGGCAGCGCGATGCCGGCATTCGCGAACTGAACTCGCTGCTCGCGCGCTATCCCAAGACGAGCGAAGCGGCACAGGCGCAACAGCGGCTCACCCAGCTCGGCGCGTCGGCGCGCAAGCCCAGCCCCAAGCGGACTTCGCCTCGCTAG
- a CDS encoding 2Fe-2S iron-sulfur cluster-binding protein, whose protein sequence is MSNPGALFRPYDKLVKITVKGREVEVPDNNMILRALQYVAGDNIAYGRFCWNEECQYCRITYDMGEGTPAHTAISCKQMVKAGMRITQMDTELRYCLRDVPAPTEGQKP, encoded by the coding sequence ATGAGTAACCCCGGCGCACTCTTCCGTCCCTACGACAAGCTGGTCAAGATCACGGTGAAAGGCCGCGAGGTCGAGGTGCCGGACAACAACATGATCCTGCGCGCCCTGCAGTACGTCGCCGGCGACAACATCGCCTACGGACGCTTCTGCTGGAACGAAGAGTGCCAGTATTGCCGCATCACCTACGACATGGGCGAAGGCACGCCCGCGCACACCGCGATCTCGTGCAAGCAGATGGTGAAGGCCGGCATGCGCATCACCCAGATGGATACCGAGCTGCGCTACTGCCTGCGCGATGTGCCCGCGCCCACCGAAGGTCAGAAACCATAA
- a CDS encoding 2-oxoacid:ferredoxin oxidoreductase subunit beta, translating to MASTPTTPPTATPPAAQPAVKTNRIGLSIMEYKGGKTTLCAGCGHNAISERIIDAMYEMGVQPERLAKFSGIGCSSKSPAYFLSRSHSFNSVHGRMPSVATGALLANRSLMGIGVSGDGDTASIGMGQFVHLMRRNLPIIYVIEDNGVYGLTKGQFSATADLGSKLKTGVINDLPPIDTCAMAIELGATMVGRSFSGDKKQVLHLLKAAIAHNGTVMLDIISPCVTFNDHEGSTKSYKYMKEHDEPVHDLSFVPHFEEINVDYEPGTTTQVTMHDGSHIMLRKLEHEYDPTDRIEAVRRLMQAHEKGEVLTGLFYIDTKKPNFLEMLHMTDAPLATLPESITRPPKSVLDEVMEGLK from the coding sequence ATGGCCAGCACTCCGACAACCCCACCGACCGCAACACCGCCCGCGGCACAACCAGCCGTCAAGACGAACCGCATCGGACTCTCCATCATGGAGTACAAGGGCGGCAAGACGACCTTGTGCGCCGGCTGCGGCCACAACGCCATCTCCGAGCGCATCATCGACGCGATGTACGAGATGGGCGTGCAGCCCGAACGCCTGGCCAAGTTCTCCGGCATCGGATGCTCCTCGAAGAGCCCGGCCTATTTCCTCAGCCGCTCACACAGCTTCAACTCGGTGCACGGCCGCATGCCTTCGGTCGCTACCGGTGCGCTGCTCGCCAATCGCAGCCTGATGGGCATCGGCGTCTCCGGCGATGGCGACACCGCGTCCATCGGCATGGGACAGTTCGTCCACCTCATGCGCCGCAATCTGCCCATCATCTACGTCATCGAAGATAACGGCGTCTACGGGCTCACCAAGGGACAATTCTCGGCCACCGCCGACCTGGGCTCGAAGCTCAAGACCGGCGTGATCAACGACCTGCCGCCCATCGATACCTGCGCCATGGCCATCGAGCTGGGGGCGACGATGGTGGGCCGCTCCTTCTCCGGCGACAAGAAGCAGGTGTTGCATCTGCTCAAGGCCGCCATCGCGCATAACGGCACCGTGATGCTCGACATCATCTCGCCTTGCGTCACCTTCAACGATCACGAAGGCTCGACCAAATCCTACAAGTACATGAAGGAGCACGACGAGCCGGTGCACGACCTCAGCTTCGTGCCGCACTTCGAAGAGATCAACGTGGACTACGAGCCGGGGACGACCACGCAAGTCACCATGCACGACGGTTCCCACATCATGCTGCGCAAGCTCGAGCATGAGTACGACCCCACCGACCGCATCGAAGCCGTCCGCCGCCTGATGCAGGCGCACGAAAAAGGGGAAGTCCTCACCGGCTTGTTCTACATCGATACCAAGAAGCCGAACTTCCTCGAGATGCTCCACATGACGGATGCGCCGCTGGCTACGCTGCCTGAATCCATCACCCGGCCGCCCAAGTCGGTGCTCGATGAAGTGATGGAGGGGCTGAAGTAG
- a CDS encoding 2-oxoacid:acceptor oxidoreductase subunit alpha, with amino-acid sequence MATDVVVQQHRQGPPPTKTVNDFSIQVATVNGSGSQSANMVLLRSIFQMGIPVSGKNLFPSNIAGLPTWFTIRANKDGYIARKKEVDFLIAMNAETAIEDAKSLSPGAAVLYDEPLNLSAVRDDVVFYAAPFDKLVAAVCPEAKLRKLVKNMIYVGVAAQLIGIDMAEVERAVRKQFKKKQKAADLNFAAVKAGFDYAAASLKKADHCSVAPMNATQGKIIIDGNAAAALGSMFAGVTVVTWYPITPSSSVCEQLIDYMKHYRIGADGKATFAIVQAEDELAAIGMVLGAGWAGARSMTATSGPGISLMSEFAGLGYYAEIPGVIWDIQRTGPSTGLPTRTMQGDILSTALLSHGDTKHIMLLPDSVSECFDMAFDAFDLADLFQTPIFVMSDLDLGMNNWMSEPFKYPDRPINRGKVLSKADLEKAGSFARYKDVDGDGIGYRTLPGTDHPAAAYFTRGSGHNEKAQYSERPDDYQNNMDRLAKKFETARSHVPMPIVETGKSKIGIIAYGTTHWAIVESRDQLRKDYKLETDYLRLKAFPFTREVHDFVKNHDRIYLVEQNRDAQMLDLLKLDLSVDQIPKLRSIRHYNGLPIDARSVTDELVTQEGK; translated from the coding sequence ATGGCAACTGATGTAGTGGTACAGCAGCACCGCCAGGGACCGCCGCCCACCAAGACCGTCAACGACTTCTCCATCCAGGTCGCCACGGTCAACGGTTCGGGCTCGCAATCGGCGAACATGGTGCTGTTGCGCAGCATCTTTCAGATGGGCATCCCGGTCTCGGGCAAGAATCTTTTCCCTTCGAACATCGCCGGACTGCCGACCTGGTTCACCATCCGCGCCAATAAAGACGGCTACATCGCGCGCAAGAAGGAAGTGGACTTCCTCATCGCGATGAACGCGGAGACCGCCATCGAAGACGCGAAGTCGCTCTCGCCTGGCGCCGCCGTGCTCTATGACGAGCCGTTGAATCTTTCCGCCGTCCGCGATGATGTGGTGTTCTACGCCGCTCCCTTCGACAAGCTGGTGGCAGCGGTGTGTCCGGAAGCCAAGCTGCGCAAGCTGGTGAAGAACATGATCTACGTGGGCGTGGCTGCGCAGCTCATCGGCATCGACATGGCCGAGGTGGAGCGCGCCGTGCGCAAGCAGTTCAAGAAGAAACAAAAAGCTGCGGACCTGAACTTCGCCGCGGTGAAAGCGGGCTTCGACTACGCTGCCGCATCGCTGAAGAAGGCGGACCACTGTTCCGTGGCGCCGATGAACGCCACGCAAGGCAAGATCATCATCGACGGCAACGCTGCCGCCGCGCTCGGCTCGATGTTCGCCGGCGTGACGGTGGTGACCTGGTATCCCATCACGCCATCGTCGTCGGTTTGTGAGCAGCTCATCGACTACATGAAGCACTACCGCATCGGCGCCGACGGCAAAGCGACCTTCGCCATCGTGCAAGCCGAAGACGAGCTTGCCGCCATCGGCATGGTGTTGGGCGCCGGCTGGGCAGGCGCACGCTCGATGACTGCGACTTCCGGCCCCGGCATCTCGCTGATGTCCGAATTCGCCGGCCTCGGCTACTACGCCGAGATCCCCGGCGTGATCTGGGACATCCAGCGCACCGGTCCTTCCACCGGACTGCCCACCCGCACCATGCAGGGTGACATCCTTTCGACCGCGCTGCTCTCGCACGGTGACACCAAGCACATCATGCTGCTGCCCGATTCGGTCTCCGAGTGCTTCGACATGGCGTTCGACGCCTTCGACCTCGCCGACCTTTTCCAGACGCCCATCTTCGTGATGAGCGACCTCGACCTCGGCATGAATAACTGGATGAGCGAGCCGTTCAAGTATCCTGACCGCCCCATCAATCGCGGCAAGGTGTTGAGCAAGGCCGACCTCGAGAAGGCGGGCAGTTTCGCGCGCTACAAAGATGTGGACGGCGACGGCATCGGCTATCGCACCTTGCCCGGCACCGATCATCCTGCCGCCGCGTACTTCACCCGCGGCTCCGGGCACAACGAGAAGGCGCAGTACTCCGAACGGCCAGACGACTATCAGAACAACATGGACCGCCTCGCCAAGAAGTTCGAGACCGCGCGCTCGCACGTTCCCATGCCCATCGTCGAGACCGGCAAATCGAAGATCGGCATCATCGCCTATGGCACCACGCACTGGGCCATCGTCGAGAGCCGCGACCAGTTGCGCAAGGACTACAAGCTCGAGACCGATTACCTGCGCCTGAAAGCGTTCCCGTTCACGCGCGAGGTGCACGACTTCGTGAAGAATCACGACCGCATCTACCTGGTCGAGCAGAATCGCGATGCGCAGATGCTCGACCTGCTCAAGCTCGACTTGAGCGTAGACCAGATCCCCAAGCTGCGCAGCATCCGCCACTACAACGGATTGCCCATCGACGCGCGCAGCGTCACCGACGAACTCGTTACCCAAGAAGGCAAATAG
- a CDS encoding acetyl-CoA carboxylase carboxyltransferase subunit alpha, translating into MPTKSERELENIEKHIAQLEAAAGDNQEARQRLAALHSQVAQLRKQIHAQYEAWQKTELARHPQRPYTLDYIERIFSGWSEIHGDRSYADDPAIICGMAHFHGNEVMLIGHQKARDTKQKVYRNFGMPNPEGYRKALRAMKIAEKFKRPVFTLVDTPGAYPGLGAEERGQAEAIARNLREMARLRVPIITVITGEGGSGGALAIAVADRVLMMENSVYSVISPEGCASIMWRDPSKKDVAAEALKITAKDLTELGCVDGIVPEPPEGAHADHDAAAALLDQALLSHYYEIKNLATDDLLAQRYDKFRHMAQFFKEEPA; encoded by the coding sequence ATGCCCACGAAATCCGAGCGCGAGCTCGAGAACATCGAAAAGCATATCGCGCAACTGGAAGCCGCCGCCGGCGACAACCAGGAGGCCAGGCAGAGGCTGGCCGCCCTGCACTCCCAGGTCGCGCAACTGCGAAAGCAGATCCACGCCCAATACGAAGCCTGGCAGAAGACCGAACTGGCTCGCCATCCGCAGCGCCCCTACACGCTCGACTACATCGAGCGCATCTTTTCCGGCTGGAGCGAGATCCACGGTGACCGCTCCTACGCCGACGATCCCGCCATCATCTGCGGCATGGCCCACTTCCACGGCAACGAAGTGATGCTCATCGGACACCAGAAAGCGCGCGACACCAAGCAGAAGGTCTATCGCAATTTCGGCATGCCGAATCCCGAGGGGTATCGCAAGGCGCTGCGCGCGATGAAGATCGCGGAGAAATTCAAGCGTCCCGTGTTCACCTTGGTGGATACCCCCGGCGCCTATCCCGGCTTGGGCGCCGAGGAGCGTGGCCAGGCCGAAGCCATCGCCCGTAACTTGCGCGAGATGGCGCGGCTGCGTGTCCCCATCATCACGGTGATCACCGGCGAAGGCGGTTCAGGGGGCGCGCTGGCTATCGCCGTGGCCGACCGCGTCCTGATGATGGAGAACTCGGTCTACTCGGTCATCTCGCCCGAAGGCTGCGCCTCCATCATGTGGCGCGACCCCTCGAAGAAAGATGTGGCCGCGGAAGCGCTCAAGATCACAGCGAAAGACCTGACGGAACTGGGATGCGTGGATGGCATCGTCCCTGAGCCGCCTGAGGGGGCGCACGCCGACCACGATGCTGCCGCCGCGCTGCTCGACCAGGCGCTGCTCAGCCACTACTACGAGATCAAGAACCTCGCCACCGACGATCTGCTCGCCCAGCGTTACGACAAGTTCCGCCACATGGCCCAGTTCTTCAAGGAAGAACCGGCGTAG